The Sebastes umbrosus isolate fSebUmb1 chromosome 19, fSebUmb1.pri, whole genome shotgun sequence genome has a segment encoding these proteins:
- the LOC119478227 gene encoding SOSS complex subunit C, with amino-acid sequence MATNPPGQAFPNKARVAILAELEKERRRLMNTPGASIPLSRPSLKEFRDNAEQQHIAAQQKAALQHAHTHSSGFFITQDSSFGNLILPVIPRLEPES; translated from the exons ATGGCTACTAACCCTCCAGGACAAG CCTTCCCGAACAAGGCACGGGTGGCGATACTGGCCGagctggagaaggagaggagacggcTGATGAACACTCCTGGAGCCAG CATCCCGCTGTCCAGACCGAGTCTGAAGGAGTTCAGGGACAACGCAGAACAGCAGCACATCGCTGCCCAGCAGAAAGCTGCCCTGCAG catgcacacacgcactcatCGGGCTTCTTCATCACTCAGGACTCCTCGTTCGGGAACCTCATCCTCCCCGTCATCCCACGCCTGGAGCCTGAGTCTTGA
- the LOC119477688 gene encoding uncharacterized protein LOC119477688 isoform X1: MSDPVQTTSDSLCKLVRWAHSHGTICNLIPSLQHLTCGSHGNVLTPEPGRHGGSVPVAVWGCGAGHAYHWPLSDHSNGCGGSANTSQGQQQRFVGGRPSNKVTARASCDLCLNEAASEEEEELSSQRFDTAGCDSSATDDDGDGDYEPRPSRKRGVAPGGAGTGKKVKQELTSAEDYDINANTASTGLALADYVSQAANTHSQITHTLLPNKQDPGCEGAADPEMEPPGGGGCMTGTTEQAETCSSATVTTEKTAGVQNELEKLRALLYAERSHNQRMTEIISSLKQDKELLQNELTKKAELICDFLQDKLRPEKRWLCGSNPMEPGSSHMPSSDDVAAVDSPTLFDSFEEMELHPLDRNRTLKSKRSRDGENTRVRMKNVVGVIARYMAALQEFRRSVSMKVAFDRVGVDRNTISRTAAIAELSLSAPEVFHALAPWDEKEETLAHYAHRCRQAMDDNIRVKIKMMKAKGELLPIVSK; the protein is encoded by the exons ATGTCCGACCCGGTTCAGACCACCTCTGACAGTCTGTGTAAACTCGTCCGCTGGGCTCACAGCCACGGCACCATCTGCAACCTCATCCCCAGCCTGCAGCACCTCACCTGCGGATCCCACGGTAATGTGCTGACACCAGAGCCCGGTCGCCACGGCGGCAGCGTCCCTGTTGCCGTGTGGGGTTGTGGTGCAGGACACGCCTACCACTGGCCCCTCAGTGACCATAGCAACGGCTGCGGAGGCTCAGCGAACACCAGCCAGGGCCAGCAGCAGAGGTTTGTTGGAGGACGTCCGTCCAATAAG GTGACAGCGAGGGCGTCATGTGACCTCTGCCTTAACGAAGCAgcatcagaggaggaggaggagctcagCAGCCAGCGGTTTGACACCGCCGGATGCGATTCGTCGGCCACAGACGACGACGGCGACGGCGACTACGAGCCCCGCCCATCCAGGAAGAGAGGCGTGGCACCAGGAGGAGCAGGAACCGGGAAGAAGGTCAAGCAGGAACTGACCTCTGCAGaggattatgacattaatgctaACACAGCTAGCACGGGGCTAGCATTGGCAGACTATGTTTCACAAGCGGCAAACACGCACtctcaaatcacacacacactgttgcctAACAAGCAGGATCCGGGATGTGAGGGAGCAGCGGACCCAGAGATGGAGCCGCCCGGAGGAGGCGGCTGCATGACAGGGACCACGGAGCAGGCCGAGACATGCAGCTCAGCCACAGTGACAACAGAGAAGACTGCAG GGGTACAGAATGAGCTGGAGAAGCTGCGAGCGTTGCTCTATGCAGAACGCAGCCACAACCAGCGGATGACGGAGATCATCTCCAGTCTGAAGCAGGACAAAGAGCTGCTGCAGAACGAACTCACCAAGAAAGCCGAACTCATCTGTGACTTCCTGCAAGACAAACTGCGGCCAG AGAAGAGGTGGCTTTGTGGCTCTAATCCAATGGAACCGGGAAGTTCACACATGCCGTCTTCTGACGACGTGGCAGCGGTCGATTCGCCGACGCTGTTTGACTCATTTGAGGAAATGGAGCTTCACCCTCTGGACCGCAACCGGACCCTGAAGAGCAAGAGGAGCCGGGACGGAGAAAACACCCGAGTCAGGA tgaAAAACGTGGTGGGTGTAATAGCGCGCTACATGGCAGCCCTCCAGGAGTTCCGCCGCAGCGTTTCCATGAAGGTGGCCTTCGACCGGGTCGGCGTGGACCGCAACACCATCTCCCGCACGGCGGCCATAGCCGAGCTCAGCCTGTCCGCTCCGGAGGTGTTTCACGCGCTGGCGCCGTGGGATGAGAAAGAGGAGACGCTGGCACATTATGCCCACCGCTGCCGACAGGCGATGGATGACAACATTAGGGTCAAGATCAAAATGATGAAGGCGAAAGGCGAACTGCTGCCCATTGTGTCAAAGTGA
- the LOC119477688 gene encoding uncharacterized protein LOC119477688 isoform X2, protein MSDPVQTTSDSLCKLVRWAHSHGTICNLIPSLQHLTCGSHGNVLTPEPGRHGGSVPVAVWGCGAGHAYHWPLSDHSNGCGGSANTSQGQQQRFVGGRPSNKVTARASCDLCLNEAASEEEEELSSQRFDTAGCDSSATDDDGDGDYEPRPSRKRGVAPGGAGTGKKDPGCEGAADPEMEPPGGGGCMTGTTEQAETCSSATVTTEKTAGVQNELEKLRALLYAERSHNQRMTEIISSLKQDKELLQNELTKKAELICDFLQDKLRPEKRWLCGSNPMEPGSSHMPSSDDVAAVDSPTLFDSFEEMELHPLDRNRTLKSKRSRDGENTRVRMKNVVGVIARYMAALQEFRRSVSMKVAFDRVGVDRNTISRTAAIAELSLSAPEVFHALAPWDEKEETLAHYAHRCRQAMDDNIRVKIKMMKAKGELLPIVSK, encoded by the exons ATGTCCGACCCGGTTCAGACCACCTCTGACAGTCTGTGTAAACTCGTCCGCTGGGCTCACAGCCACGGCACCATCTGCAACCTCATCCCCAGCCTGCAGCACCTCACCTGCGGATCCCACGGTAATGTGCTGACACCAGAGCCCGGTCGCCACGGCGGCAGCGTCCCTGTTGCCGTGTGGGGTTGTGGTGCAGGACACGCCTACCACTGGCCCCTCAGTGACCATAGCAACGGCTGCGGAGGCTCAGCGAACACCAGCCAGGGCCAGCAGCAGAGGTTTGTTGGAGGACGTCCGTCCAATAAG GTGACAGCGAGGGCGTCATGTGACCTCTGCCTTAACGAAGCAgcatcagaggaggaggaggagctcagCAGCCAGCGGTTTGACACCGCCGGATGCGATTCGTCGGCCACAGACGACGACGGCGACGGCGACTACGAGCCCCGCCCATCCAGGAAGAGAGGCGTGGCACCAGGAGGAGCAGGAACCGGGAAGAAG GATCCGGGATGTGAGGGAGCAGCGGACCCAGAGATGGAGCCGCCCGGAGGAGGCGGCTGCATGACAGGGACCACGGAGCAGGCCGAGACATGCAGCTCAGCCACAGTGACAACAGAGAAGACTGCAG GGGTACAGAATGAGCTGGAGAAGCTGCGAGCGTTGCTCTATGCAGAACGCAGCCACAACCAGCGGATGACGGAGATCATCTCCAGTCTGAAGCAGGACAAAGAGCTGCTGCAGAACGAACTCACCAAGAAAGCCGAACTCATCTGTGACTTCCTGCAAGACAAACTGCGGCCAG AGAAGAGGTGGCTTTGTGGCTCTAATCCAATGGAACCGGGAAGTTCACACATGCCGTCTTCTGACGACGTGGCAGCGGTCGATTCGCCGACGCTGTTTGACTCATTTGAGGAAATGGAGCTTCACCCTCTGGACCGCAACCGGACCCTGAAGAGCAAGAGGAGCCGGGACGGAGAAAACACCCGAGTCAGGA tgaAAAACGTGGTGGGTGTAATAGCGCGCTACATGGCAGCCCTCCAGGAGTTCCGCCGCAGCGTTTCCATGAAGGTGGCCTTCGACCGGGTCGGCGTGGACCGCAACACCATCTCCCGCACGGCGGCCATAGCCGAGCTCAGCCTGTCCGCTCCGGAGGTGTTTCACGCGCTGGCGCCGTGGGATGAGAAAGAGGAGACGCTGGCACATTATGCCCACCGCTGCCGACAGGCGATGGATGACAACATTAGGGTCAAGATCAAAATGATGAAGGCGAAAGGCGAACTGCTGCCCATTGTGTCAAAGTGA